From Bacillus sp. 2205SS5-2:
GTAGTATCTCGTTTGAATTTTTCCGATAATACCGACCACCGATCCTTTCACACAATAGACGGCGGTGTTTTCTGCCGTTTTGTTCCAGAGCGTACATAGAACAAAATCCGTTTCAAATTCACCTGCAGCGTTCCGGTAGTGGCGATTCACAGCTAATGTCACATTTAATACCGATTTACCGTCACGGGTTTGCTTTAGGACTGGATCTTTTGTCAGTCGACCGACCAGTGTTACTTGATTAATCATTCTCTCCCTCCCTTCTAACCACATTGTATCGAGAAGGTGGGTGCACGTAAAATGGATGATTCCTTCCTTCCTTTTTAAAATTACATCATTAACTACCGAATTCAGCTAGGGGAATTCAATAGTTTTCATTCATTTTCTAGTAAAATTTCAGCAAACCAACAAATTTAAAATTTTTTCAGATGTGTGTTCCAGATTTTACTATGATATAATTTTTAT
This genomic window contains:
- a CDS encoding single-stranded DNA-binding protein — its product is MINQVTLVGRLTKDPVLKQTRDGKSVLNVTLAVNRHYRNAAGEFETDFVLCTLWNKTAENTAVYCVKGSVVGIIGKIQTRYYENTEGKRIYMTEVFGESVKFLGQKTQQTAENTHFTPAEAILP